From Diospyros lotus cultivar Yz01 chromosome 4, ASM1463336v1, whole genome shotgun sequence, a single genomic window includes:
- the LOC127798965 gene encoding transcription factor RAX3-like, whose translation MGRAPCCDKANVKKGPWSPEEDAKLKSYIEQNGTGGNWIALPQKIGLKRCGKSCRLRWLNYLRPNIKHGGFSEEEDKIICSLYVSIGSRWSIIAAQLPGRTDNDIKNYWNTRLKKKLLGKQRKGQQTRGSAVKQRMMIRAQSSSETSSVVSNGTNGQTPYWPELPVLAPIPYSSQDLHSNDHASIRKLLIKLGGKFSDDDHHHPIQEGGMNPQLIQPNYEPSIEALSSVSQDTLMASSDSQFVDTQQNMDCLGMGMLAGQSNFQAEFEEMAIYSNLHGRLDGLEFLYGDMSNNGNQQAISWGSMAASSGYPSAISNYESLLLQQGKEFGLDELRFV comes from the exons aTGGGGAGAGCTCCTTGCTGTGATAAAGCCAACGTCAAGAAAGGGCCATGGTCACCTGAAGAAGATGCCAAGCTCAAGTCATACATAGAGCAAAACGGCACCGGCGGCAACTGGATTGCTTTGCCGCAGAAGATTG GCCTTAAACGATGTGGAAAAAGTTGCCGGCTTAGATGGCTGAACTATCTCCGCCCAAACATCAAGCATGGAGGATTCTCCGAGGAAGAAGATAAGATAATTTGCAGCCTTTATGTAAGTATTGGAAGCAG GTGGTCAATAATAGCAGCGCAGTTGCCTGGAAGAACTGATAACGATATTAAGAACTACTGGAACACAAGGCTGAAGAAGAAGCTCCTCGGCAAACAGCGAAAGGGGCAGCAAACTAGAGGCAGCGCCGTAAAACAAAGGATGATGATCAGGGCACAATCTAGTAGTGAAACCTCATCAGTGGTTTCAAATGGTACAAACGGCCAAACCCCATATTGGCCGGAGCTTCCTGTGTTGGCACCAATCCCGTACTCCAGCCAGGATCTTCACTCCAACGATCATGCTTCCATCAGGAAATTGCTGATCAAGCTTGGGGGAAAATTCTCTGATGatgatcatcatcatccaaTTCAAGAGGGAGGCATGAATCCACAGTTAATTCAGCCTAATTATGAACCCTCTATTGAGGCCCTCTCTTCTGTTTCCCAGGACACATTAATGGCATCAAGTGATTCTCAATTTGTGGATACCCAGCAAAATATGGACTGCTTAGGAATGGGTATGTTGGCCGGGCAAAGCAACTTTCAGGCCGAGTTTGAGGAAATGGCTATATATAGTAATCTGCACGGTCGACTGGATGGTTTGGAGTTCTTATATGGAGACATGAGCAATAATGGAAACCAGCAGGCAATTTCTTGGGGAAGCATGGCGGCGTCTTCCGGTTATCCTTCCGCCATTTCCAACTATGAAAGTCTTCTTCTTCAACAAGGGAAAGAATTTGGTTTGGATGAGCTGAGATTTGTGTAA